In Betaproteobacteria bacterium, the genomic window ATCCGCCCCAGTCCTTCCGCGGGTTCCCTGGGGGGCGTGGCCGAAAAGACGCGGGAAGCCATGCTGCTGTGCGAGGCTGCCGGCTTCGACGTCATCATCGTCGAGACGGTGGGGGTGGGCCAGTCGGAAACCACGGTGGCCGGCATGGTCGATATCTTCTGCCTCCTGCAGTTGCCCAACGCCGGCGACGACTTGCAGGCCATCAAGAAAGGCATCGTCGAAATCGCTGATCTGGTGGTCATCAACAAGGCCGATATCGACCCCCGGGCGACGGCGGTGGCCAGGGCCCAGTGGAAGAACGCCCTGCACTGGCTGCGCCCTGCATCTCCGCTCTGGCATCCCCCGGTCCTGGCCACCAGTGCCCTCAAGCGGGAGGGCCTGACCGAATTCTGGCAAGCCGTCGAGGACTATCGGGCGGTCCTCACCCCGGGAGGGGAATTTGCCGCCAAAAGGCAGCGCCAGGCCCGCGCCTGGATGGACCAGTTGATCGATTCCGGATTGCGGCAATATTTCCGCTACCATCCGGGGGTTCGTGAAACCCTGCCGGAACTGATCCAAGCCGTCGAAGACGGTCGCACCACCCCAACCGCCGCAGCCCGGGCCTTGCTTGGCCGCTTGCGGGACAAATAACAGTGACCGAACACTCGGAGATTTTCATGCACGACATCATTCGCCAGCTGGACGAAAAGCGCAGCATGGCCCGCCTCGGCGGCGGCCAGCAGCGCATCGACAGCCAGCACAAGAAGGGCAAGCTCACCGCCCGGGAAAGAATAGAACTTCTGCTCGACCCGCAATCCTTCGAGGAATGGGATTTCTTCAAGGAACACCGCTGCGTCGACTTCGGCATGGACCAGGCGGAAAAGCCGCCGGGGGATGGCGTGGTGGTGGGCTATGGCACCATCAACGGCCGTCTGGTCTTCGTTTTCGCCCAGGATTTCACCGTTTTCGGCGGCTCGCTTTCCGAGACCCATGCGGAAAAGATCTGCAAGGTCATGGACCACGCCATCAAGGTGGGGGCGCCGCTGATCGGCATCAACGATTCCGGGGGCGCCCGCATCCAGGAGGGCGTCGCCTCCCTGGGGGGTTACGCCGAGGTGTTCCAGCGCAACGCCATGGCCTCCGGGGTCATCCCGCAGATTTCCATGGTCATGGGCCCCTGTGCGGGCGGCGCCGTCTATAGCCCGTCGATGACCGACTTCATCTTCATGGTCAAGGACAGCTCCTACATGTTCGTCACCGGCCCGGAGGTGGTGAAGACCGTCACCCACGAGGAAGTCACCGCCGAGGAACTGGGGGGCGCCGTCACCCATACCACCCGATCAGGGGTGGCCGACCTGGCCTTCGAGAACGACGTCGAGGCCCTGGCCATGTTGCGCCGCTTCATCAACTTCCTGCCGGCCAGCAATCGCGAAAAGCCCCCGGTCATGCCCACCAACGATCCGGCCGGGCGCATGGATTACTCTCTCGACACTCTGGTGCCCGACAATCCCAACGCCGCCTACGACATGGGCGAGTTGATCGTCAAGGTGGCCGACGACGGCGATTTCTTCGAGCTTCAGCCCGACTACGCCCGCAACATCATCATCGGCTTCATGCGCATCAGCGGCCACCCGGTGGGCGTCGTTGCCAACCAGCCCCTGGTGCTGGCCGGTTGCCTCGACATCAAGTCCTCCATCAAGGCCGCACGCTTCGTACGCTTCTGTGACGCCTTCAACATTCCCGTCGTCACCTTTGTGGACGTCCCCGGCTTCATGCCCGGCACCTCCCAGGAATACGGCGGCATCATCAAGCACGGTGCCAAGCTGCTCTACGCCTACGCCGAATGCACCGTACCCAAGGTGACCATCATCACCCGCAAGGCCTACGGCGGCGCCTACGACGTGATGAGTTCCAAGCACCTGCGCGGCGACGTGAACCTCGCCTGGCCCTCGGCCGAAATCGCCGTCATGGGCCCCAAGGGTGCCGTGGAAATCATCTTCCGCGAAGAAAAGAACGATCCCGCCAAGCTTGCCGAGCGTGAAGCCGAGTACAAGGCCAAGTTCGCCAATCCCTTCGTGGCCGGCGCCCGCGGCTTCATCGACGACGTCATCATGCCCCACGCCACGAGGAAGCGCATCGCCCGCTCCCTGGCCATGCTGCGCGACAAGAAAGTGGAAAACCCGTGGAGGAAGCACGGGAACATTCCGCTTTGAGCGAAACGTGAAAGGTGAAGGGTGAAACGCGGAGGCGTCCAGGGGTACTCAACGCGGGTCGCCGGTTTCACCGACGGATGAACATGAAGGGTGATGCAGGAAAAGTGAAGGCCGTGGCCAGGCGCCACATTTCACATTTCAGGGCCCACCTTTCACTAACAAGGAACATCACATGTTCACAAAAATTCTGATCGCGAACCGGGGAGAAATCGCCTGCCGCGTCATCAAGACCGCCCGCCGAATGGGCATCAGGACCGTGGCCGTCTACTCCGAGGCCGACAGGGATGCCCTGCACGTGGATCTGGCCGACGAAGCCGTGTGCATCGGCCCTGCGGCCTCGAAAGCGTCCTATCTGGCCATGGACAAGATCATCGCCGCCTGCAAGCAGACCGGCGCCCAGGCGGTGCACCCGGGCTACGGCTTTCTCTCGGAAAACGCCGAGTTCTCCCGTCGCCTGGAGGAAGAAGGCATCAAATTCATCGGCCCCAAGCATTACTCGGTGGCCAAGATGGGCGACAAGATCGAATCCAAGAAGCTCGCCATCGCCGCCCAGGTCAACACCATTCCCGGCTACAACGACGCCATCGCCGGTCCGGATCAGGCGGTGGAAATCGCCCGCAAGATCGGCTACCCGGTCATGATCAAGGCTTCCGCCGGCGGTGGGGGCAAGGGCCTGCGCGTGGCCTACAACGATGCACAAGCCCACGAAGGCTTCACCTCCTGCGTCAATGAGGCCCGCAATTCCTTCGGCGACGACCGCGTCTTCATCGAAAAATACGTTCTGGAACCGCGCCACATCGAAATCCAGGTGCTGGGCGACTCCCACGGCAATTACGTATACCTCAACGAGCGTGACTGCTCCATCCAGCGCCGCCACCAGAAAGTCATCGAAGAAGCCCCGTCCCCCTTCGTCGACGCCGAAATGCGCAAGGCCATGGGCGAGCAGGCCGTGGCCCTGGCTAGAGCCGTCGATTATGAATCCGCCGGCACTGTCGAGTTCGTCGTCTCCGGCGCCACCAAGGAGTTCTATTTCCTGGAAATGAACACCCGCCTCCAGGTCGAACACCCGGTCACCGAACTCATCACCGGCCTCGATCTGGTGGAGCAGATGATCCGCGTCGCCCACGGCGAAAAACTGCCCCTCACCCAGGCGGACGTCGGCATCGACGGTTGGGCCATGGAATGCCGCATCAATGCCGAAGACCCCTTCCGTGGCTTCCTGCCCTCTACAGGCCGCCTGGTCAAGTTCGCCCCGCCGGCAGAAATTCCCGGCCAACTGCGCGTCGACACCGGCGTGTACGACGGCGGCGAAATCTCCATGTACTACGACTCGATGATCGCCAAGCTCATCGTCCACGGCGCCACCCGGGAGCAGGCCATCGCCCGCATGCGGGACGCTCTCAACACCTTCGTCATCCGCGGCATCTCCTCCAACATCCCCTTCCAGGCTGCGCTGATGCAACATCCGCGCTTCCAGTCCGGCATCTTCGACACCGGCTTCATCGCCAAGGAATACCCCAATGGCTTCGACGCCTCCATGGTGCCCCACGACGATCCAGCCCTCCTCGTTTCCGTCGCCGCCTACGTCTACCGGGCCTACACCGACCGCGGCGCCTCGGTCTCCGGCCAGCTCGAAGGCCATGAACGCATCGTCGGTGACCACTGGATGGTCGTGCGCCTCAGCCCCCGCGGCAAAGAAAACCACGCCGTCGTCGCCCGGCCGATCTGCGGCGGATACCACGTCGAATACCAGGGGCGGGAATACGAAATCCTTTCCGACTGGCAACTGGGACAATCCCTTTTCAGCGGAACCTGCAACGGCGAAGCCTTCACCCTCCAGGTCGAACGCAACAAGACCCGCTACAGCCTATTCCACTGGGGTACCCGCGCCGACTTCATGGTCATGAGCGCCCGCGCCGCGGAACTCCTCGCCCTCATGCCGGAAAAAGCCGCCCCCGACCTCTCCAAATTCCTCCTCTCCCCCATGCCCGGCCTCCTGCGCGAAATCGCCGTCAAGGCCGGCCAGGAAGTCAAAGCCGGCGAAAAACTCGCGGTCATCGAAGCCATGAAGATGGAAAACATCCTCAAAGCCGACCAGGACTGCAAAGTCAAAAAAATCACCGCCACCCCCGGCGAAAGCCTCACGGTGGATCAGGTGATCGTGGAGTTTGAGTAACCCGGCGGACGGCGGAGCAGGGGCCCCGGCCGCAGGCCGGGGATGCGACCCGAAGCCGGGTTGAAGCCGCCCGGTACGCTGTGTGGTTCCGGACGGGGCGGCCCGGCGGACGGCGGAGCAGGGGCCCCGGCCGCAGGCCGGGGATGCGACCCGAAGCCGGGTTGAAGCCGCCCGGTACGCTGTGTGGTTCCGGACGGGGCGGCCCGGCGGACGGCGGAGCAGGGGCCCCGGCCGCAGGCCGGGGATGCGACCCGAAGCCGGGTTGAAGCCGCCCGGTACGCTGTGTGGTTCCGGACGGGGCGGCCCGGCGGACGGCGGAGCAGGGGCCCCGGCCGCAGGCCGGGGATGCGACCCGAAGCCGGGTTGAAGCCGCCCGGTACGCTGTGTGGTTCCGGACGGGGCGGCCCGGCGGACGGCGGAGCAGGGGCCCCGGCCGCAGGCCGGGGATGCGACCCGAAGCCGGGTTGAAGCCGCCCGGTACGCTGTGTGGTTCCGGACGGGGCGGCCCGGCGGACGGCGGAGCAGGGGCCCCGGCCGCAGGCCGGGGATGCGACCCGAAGCCGGGTTGAAACCGCCGGGATGCGTCGACCGGCGCGTCCAACTGAGGTTTCGAGGATAATTTTCCCCATGCCCTCGCCAGCCCGTTTCCCGTCCTACCGCGGCCGCTTCGCGCCTTCGCCCAGCGGGCCGCTGCATTTTGGCTCCCTGGTGGCGGCGGTGGGTAGCGCCCTGGACGCCTGGACCCAGGGGGGCGAGTGGCGCGTGCGCATGGAGGATGTGGATCGGCCGCGGACCGTTGCCGGGGCCGCCGGCGCCATTCTGCGCACACTGGAGGCCTTTGGCTTCGCTTGGGACGGGCCTGTCCTCTACCAGAGCGAGCGGTCGGAGGCCTATGCGGAAGCGCTGCACCGTCTACTCCAGGCGGGGATGGCCTATGGCTGCGCCTGTTCTCGCCGGGAAATCGCCGATTCCGCCCTGGGCGAAGCGGTGGACGGGGGGCTCGTGTACCCGGGCACCTGCCGGGGCGGTCTGCCGCCCGGGCGCGCGCCCCGGGCCTGGCGCCTGCTCACCGACGCTGGGGAAACGGCCTTCGATGACCGCCTGCAGGGCCGGATGGCGCAACGCCTCGCGTCCGACGTGGGGGACTTCGTCCTGTTGCGGGCCGATGGCTGTTACGCCTACCAGTTGGCGGTGGTGGTGGACGACGCCGCCCAGGGCATCACCCACGTTGTGCGCGGGGCCGACCTCATCGCTTCGACGCCGCGTCAGCTTTGGCTGCAAGCCTGCCTGGGCCTGCCGGCCCCAGCCTACGCCCACCTGCCGGTGGCGGTGAACGGGGCCGGCGAGAAACTTTCCAAGCAGACCCGCGCCCGGCCCCTGGATCGCGCGGCTGCCCCAGCCGAGCTGTGCCGGGCGCTGGACTTCCTGGGGCAGCGGCCACCGCAGGAACTGGCATCCGCTCCGGTGGCCGAGGTGTGGGCCTGGGCCCGGGAGCACTGGTCCTTCGCCGCGCTCCCGCGGCAGCGGGCGATCAGGGTTTGAGGCCGGGATCTTCCCGCCGCGACAGCCGGGGGCCGAATCCGGCCAGGCCGACCAGGGCGCGCACCGCGCCGTAGCTGATCCAGCGTAGCAGCCGGGAGTACCAAGGCAGGCGGGCGAGGTCGCCGGGGAGGATTTCCACCGCTCCGGTGGCCATGGCGGCGTCGAGACGTCCGTGCAGTTCCCGGGCGAAATCCGGGTCGCGCACGGCGAGGTTGCCTTCCTTGGCCAAAAAGAGGCTGAAGGGGTCGATATTCGATGACCCCACCGTCGCCCAGCGGTCATCGACCACGGCCACCTTGGCGTGGAGAAAGCTGCGCCGGTACTCGAAGATGCGGATGCCGTCGGCCAGCAGGCTGGCGTACAGGGTGCGTGAGGCGTACTGCATGAGGGGATGGTCGCTGACGCCCTGGAGCAGGATGGTCACCGCCACGCCTCGCCGGGCGGCGGCCCGCAGGGCGTGGCGGAAGCGGAAGCCGGGCAGGAAGTAGGCGTTGGCGATGAGCACCTGGCCGCGGGCCGAGGCGATGGCGACGAGGTAGGCATCGAGGATGTCGTTGCGGTGGCGGAAGCTGTCGCGGCGCAGGAAGGCGGCGATCTGGCCTTCCGCCTCCGGGCACTCGGGCGGCGTCAGGCTGCGGATGCGGTAGCGCCGCTTGAAACTGGCCCACACGACGATTTCCCACATGCGCGCCACGGCGGCGTGAACCTGCGCCACCACCGGCCCTTCCACACGCACGGCATAGTCATAGCGGGGGCGCATGGTGGGCGGCGCGTTGTCGTCGTCCACCACGTTGATGCCGCCGACGAAGGCCACGCGGGCGTCGATGACCGCCAGCTTGCGGTGCAGGCGCCGCAGGCGGTGACGCCGGAAGTTGAAGCGGGTGAGTTCCGGCCGGTAGAGCAGGGCGTACACGCCCGCGGCGCCGAGGCGGGGCAAAAAATCC contains:
- the gluQRS gene encoding tRNA glutamyl-Q(34) synthetase GluQRS — protein: MPSPARFPSYRGRFAPSPSGPLHFGSLVAAVGSALDAWTQGGEWRVRMEDVDRPRTVAGAAGAILRTLEAFGFAWDGPVLYQSERSEAYAEALHRLLQAGMAYGCACSRREIADSALGEAVDGGLVYPGTCRGGLPPGRAPRAWRLLTDAGETAFDDRLQGRMAQRLASDVGDFVLLRADGCYAYQLAVVVDDAAQGITHVVRGADLIASTPRQLWLQACLGLPAPAYAHLPVAVNGAGEKLSKQTRARPLDRAAAPAELCRALDFLGQRPPQELASAPVAEVWAWAREHWSFAALPRQRAIRV
- the clsB gene encoding cardiolipin synthase ClsB — translated: MASKADYRAGNRLTLLESGREYFPALLAEIAAARQEIFLESYIFAADPVGEAVAAALIDAAARGVRVQVLVDGFGGRNFPQDFLPRLGAAGVYALLYRPELTRFNFRRHRLRRLHRKLAVIDARVAFVGGINVVDDDNAPPTMRPRYDYAVRVEGPVVAQVHAAVARMWEIVVWASFKRRYRIRSLTPPECPEAEGQIAAFLRRDSFRHRNDILDAYLVAIASARGQVLIANAYFLPGFRFRHALRAAARRGVAVTILLQGVSDHPLMQYASRTLYASLLADGIRIFEYRRSFLHAKVAVVDDRWATVGSSNIDPFSLFLAKEGNLAVRDPDFARELHGRLDAAMATGAVEILPGDLARLPWYSRLLRWISYGAVRALVGLAGFGPRLSRREDPGLKP
- the accC gene encoding acetyl-CoA carboxylase biotin carboxylase subunit produces the protein MFTKILIANRGEIACRVIKTARRMGIRTVAVYSEADRDALHVDLADEAVCIGPAASKASYLAMDKIIAACKQTGAQAVHPGYGFLSENAEFSRRLEEEGIKFIGPKHYSVAKMGDKIESKKLAIAAQVNTIPGYNDAIAGPDQAVEIARKIGYPVMIKASAGGGGKGLRVAYNDAQAHEGFTSCVNEARNSFGDDRVFIEKYVLEPRHIEIQVLGDSHGNYVYLNERDCSIQRRHQKVIEEAPSPFVDAEMRKAMGEQAVALARAVDYESAGTVEFVVSGATKEFYFLEMNTRLQVEHPVTELITGLDLVEQMIRVAHGEKLPLTQADVGIDGWAMECRINAEDPFRGFLPSTGRLVKFAPPAEIPGQLRVDTGVYDGGEISMYYDSMIAKLIVHGATREQAIARMRDALNTFVIRGISSNIPFQAALMQHPRFQSGIFDTGFIAKEYPNGFDASMVPHDDPALLVSVAAYVYRAYTDRGASVSGQLEGHERIVGDHWMVVRLSPRGKENHAVVARPICGGYHVEYQGREYEILSDWQLGQSLFSGTCNGEAFTLQVERNKTRYSLFHWGTRADFMVMSARAAELLALMPEKAAPDLSKFLLSPMPGLLREIAVKAGQEVKAGEKLAVIEAMKMENILKADQDCKVKKITATPGESLTVDQVIVEFE
- a CDS encoding acyl-CoA carboxylase subunit beta, translated to MHDIIRQLDEKRSMARLGGGQQRIDSQHKKGKLTARERIELLLDPQSFEEWDFFKEHRCVDFGMDQAEKPPGDGVVVGYGTINGRLVFVFAQDFTVFGGSLSETHAEKICKVMDHAIKVGAPLIGINDSGGARIQEGVASLGGYAEVFQRNAMASGVIPQISMVMGPCAGGAVYSPSMTDFIFMVKDSSYMFVTGPEVVKTVTHEEVTAEELGGAVTHTTRSGVADLAFENDVEALAMLRRFINFLPASNREKPPVMPTNDPAGRMDYSLDTLVPDNPNAAYDMGELIVKVADDGDFFELQPDYARNIIIGFMRISGHPVGVVANQPLVLAGCLDIKSSIKAARFVRFCDAFNIPVVTFVDVPGFMPGTSQEYGGIIKHGAKLLYAYAECTVPKVTIITRKAYGGAYDVMSSKHLRGDVNLAWPSAEIAVMGPKGAVEIIFREEKNDPAKLAEREAEYKAKFANPFVAGARGFIDDVIMPHATRKRIARSLAMLRDKKVENPWRKHGNIPL